The following is a genomic window from Pectobacterium carotovorum.
AGACGTGCGTTTCACCTACCGTTTGACTGATACACCTGCGATTGTCGTGACGGATGCGGACGAGATGAGCACGCAGATGGCGAAACTGTTCGCCGCGGCGGGCCAGCAAGCGCCGGAAGTGAAGTACATTTTTGAACTGAACCCGGAGCACGCGTTAATTAAACGCGCAGCTGACGTGTCTGATGAAGCGGAGTTTGGCGAATGGGTCGAACTGCTGCTGGATCAGGCTCTGCTGGCTGAGCGTGGGACGCTGGACGATCCGAACCTGTTCATTCGTCGTATGAATCAGCTGCTAAGCGCCTGATAGTGATACCTTCCAGACCCCGGTGGTAACCGGGGTCTTCCCTCTCATTTTTACGCTTCCTTCCGTTATTGCGCGTTTCTTCGTCTACACTGAATGGCACATTGGGCAGACGGCAAACCGTATTTTTGGGTATCAGGCTTTTTTTCGTCTGCCTGCGCGTTGCTGAAGCGAGCCCGTTCCTTGAGCATAAGCGTCTGGAATGGTATGGTTTAGCGTTTTTTCAAATTTATTTTATAAATATTACATAGCAAGGGGATTTACGCGATGCGTATTATTCTGCTGGGCGCTCCGGGCGCAGGCAAAGGTACTCAGGCTCAATTCATCATGGAAAAATACGGTATTCCGCAGATTTCCACGGGTGACATGCTGCGTGCAGCGGTAAAAGCCGGTACTGAATTAGGCAAGCAGGCTAAAGAAATCATGGACGCGGGTAAACTGGTCACTGATGAACTGGTCATTGCTCTGGTTAAAGAGCGCATCGCCCAGGACGATTGCCGTAACGGTTTTCTGCTGGATGGCTTCCCACGCACCATTCCGCAAGCGGATGCCATGAAAGAAGCAGGCATCAATGTGGATTACGTTATCGAATTTGCGGTTCCTGACGAACTGATTATCGATCGTATCGTCGGTCGTCGCGTCCATGCGGCATCCGGTCGTGTCTATCATGTAAAATTCAACCCGCCTAAAGTTGAAGGCAAAGACGACGTGACAGGCGAAGAGCTGACTATCCGTAAAGACGACCACGAAGATACCGTGCGTAAGCGTCTGGTTGAGTATCATCAGCAGACGGCACCACTGGTTTCTTACTACCAGAAAGAAGCGGATGCGGGCAACACGCGTTATTTCAAAGTAGAAGGCACGCGTAAAGTGGAAGAAGTTCGCGCAGAACTGGAAACGATTCTGGGCTAATTTTCCGCTGCAAGTCCCACCTTGTCACAGAAATGCCAGACGACGGTCTGGCATTTTTTCGTTCTGAAATCCTCGCTTGCTTTGTTTCCTCTATTGATAGCATCGGCGTTATCCCTAGTATCTACCCGTATTTGTTTAGCTTTTTTTCGCTACAATATACCCGTCATACTTCAAGCTGCATGTTCGTTGGCTTCCCTTGCTCACCCCAGTCACTTACTTGTGTAAGCTCCTGGGGATTCGTGCGGTTGCCGCCTGCCTGCAACTCGAATTATTTAGGGTATAGACACTTGATATTACGCACGGGCGGGCTGAAAGAAAGCCTGCTTCTCCATAAAAGGAAGACGGCGATGAAACAAGAGAAATACGGTGTGCTGATGGTGAACTTAGGGACACCCGATGCGCCGACGTCGCAGGCGGTGAAGCGCTATCTGGCTGAGTTTTTAAGTGACCGCCGTGTGGTGGATACGCCGCGTCTGCTGTGGTGGCCGTTACTGCGCGGTATTATCCTGCCAACCCGCTCGCCGCGAGTGGCGAAGCTCTATCAATCGGTGTGGATGGAAGGCGGATCGCCGCTATTGGTGATTAGCCGGCGACAGCAGCAGGCGCTGGCCGCGCGAATGCCGGAAACGCCCGTTGAGCTGGGCATGAGCTATGGTTCGCCCAGCCTGCGTTCAGCGCTGGATAAATTGTTGGCGCAGGGCGTAACGCAACTGGTGGTCTTGCCGATGTACCCGCAATACTCCTGCTCAACAACCGCAGCGGTGTGGGATGGGCTCGCGGCACAGCTGCGT
Proteins encoded in this region:
- the adk gene encoding adenylate kinase; the protein is MRIILLGAPGAGKGTQAQFIMEKYGIPQISTGDMLRAAVKAGTELGKQAKEIMDAGKLVTDELVIALVKERIAQDDCRNGFLLDGFPRTIPQADAMKEAGINVDYVIEFAVPDELIIDRIVGRRVHAASGRVYHVKFNPPKVEGKDDVTGEELTIRKDDHEDTVRKRLVEYHQQTAPLVSYYQKEADAGNTRYFKVEGTRKVEEVRAELETILG